The following nucleotide sequence is from Pseudonocardia abyssalis.
TCAACGCGTTCTCGCTCGTCGACCTCATCGAGCACGGCGCGCCGGGCGGCGGCCCGTCCTACGACGGCCCGCGACACTTCGACTACAAGCCGCTGCGCACCGAGGACGTCACCGGCGTGTGGGACTCCGCCGCGGCGAACATGCGGACCTACCTGCTGCTCAAGGAGCGGGCGGCCGCGTTCCGCTCCGACCCCGAGGTGCTCGAGGCGCTGGCCACGGCCGGGGTGGCGGAGCTGTCGACCCCCACGCTGAACCCCGGCGAGACCCTCGCCGACCTCGCCGCCGACCGCACCGCGTTCGAGGACTACGACGCCGACAAGGCGGGCGAGCGGGGCTACGGCTTCGGGCGGCTCAACCAGCTGGCGGTGGAGCACCTGATGGGGGCGCGGTGACCACCCGTGCGCGGATAACGTCGTCCCGACCACGGTTTCCGCGCACGAGGGGGCACTGATGACGCTCGTGGCCGGTGTCGACTCGTCGACGCAGTCGTGCACGGTCGTCATCCGGGACGCCACCTCGGGCGCGCTCGTGCGCCACGGCCGGGCGCCGCACCCGTCGGGTACGTCGGTCGATCCGGCCGCGTGGTGGTCGGCGCTGCAGGAGGCACTCGCGCAGGCGGGCGGGCTCGACGGCGTCGAGGCGATCGCCGTCGCGGGCCAGCAGCACGGGATGGTGTGCCTGTCGGGGTCCGGTGACGTCGTGCGTCCGGCGCTGCTGTGGAACGACACCCGGTCCGCGGACGCCGCGCGCGACCTCGTCGACGAGCTGGGCGCGCAGGCGTGGGCCGACGCGACCGGCAGCGTGCCCGTCGCCTCGATCACCGCCACCAAGCTCCGCTGGCTCGCCACGCACGAGCCCGACAACGCCGCGACCACGGCGGCGGTGTGCCTGCCGCACGACTGGCTGACGTGGAAGCTGCGCGGCACCGGTGCGCTCGAGGACCTCGTCACCGACCGCTCCGACGCCTCCGGCACCGGCTACTGGGGCCCGGACGGCTACCGCCTCGACCTGCTGGAACGGGCGCTGGGCCGGTCCGACGTGCTGCTCCCGCGCGTCCTCGGACCGGGCGAGGCCGTCGGCCGCACCCCGGACGGGCTCCTGCTCGGCCCGGGCGCGGGTGACAACGCCGGCGCCGCACTGGGCCTGGGGGCGCAGGTCGGTGACGTCGTGGTGTCGCTGGGTACCTCGGGCGTGGTGTCGGCGATCAGCCCGACCCCCACCGCCGACGCCACCGGGATCGTCGCCGGGTTCGCCTCCGCGACCGGCGAGCACCTGCCGCTGGTGTGCACGCTCAACGCCGCGCGGGTGCTCGACGCCGCGGGCATGCTGCTGGGCGTCGACCACGCGGAACTCTCCCGCCTCGCCCTCTCGGCCCCGGCCGGATCGGACGGGCTCGTGCTCGTGCCGTACCTGGAGGGCGAGCGGACGCCCAACCGGCCCGACTCCACCGGTGCCCTGCACGGCCTCACGCTCGGCAGTTCCGCCCCGGCGCACCTGGCCCGGGCGTCGGTCGAGGGGCTGCTGTGCGGGCTCGCCGACGCCCTCGACGCACTGGTCGACGCCGGGGTGCCGGTCAACCGGGTGTTCCTGGTCGGCGGCGGGGCCCGCTCCGACGCGGTGGCCCGCATCGCCCCGTCGGTGTTCGGGCGGCCGGTGCTGCGGCCGACCCCCGGCGAGTACGTCGCCGACGGGGCGGCCCGGCAGGCGGCGTGGGTGCTCGCCGGATCGGCCGCCCCCCCGGTGTGGGAGGCGGCCGACACGGAGTCCTTCGACGCCTCCCCCACCCCCGCCGTGCGCGAGCGCTACGCGCAGGCCCGCGACCTGACCGTCCCGCGGGTCGGGGCCTGAATGCGCGCGAGTCGGCGTGTGGTGGTGCGCGGGTCGGGGTCCGGTGGAGCGCCGGTCGGGCTCTCGTCGCGCACGTCCGGGTCGAGGCCGCGGTGACCGCGGGCCGGGGCCTCGCGGCGCGCGGGGCGGGCGCACGGGCCGCCGGGGGCGACGTCCGGCGGCACAACCTCGCGCTCGTGCTCGGTGAGGTCGTCGCCGCCGAACCGGTGTCGCGGGCCGCGATCGCCGGGCGCACCGGACTGACCCGCGGCACCGTGTCCTCACTCGTCGAGGAACTGCTCGACGCCGGGCTCCTCGACGAGCTCGCCGCCGAGCCCAGCGGGCCGGGTCGGCCGGCGAACCCGTTGCAGCTCAACAGGTCCGGACCGGCGGGGCTGGGGATCGAGATCGAGGTCGACCACGTCGCCGCGTGCGTCGTCGACCTCACCGGCGCGGTGCGGGCCACGGCCCGGATCCCGTCGGCCCACCGCGACGCGCACCCCGGCGTGGCCATCGGCCGTGCGCTCGCTCTCGCCCGCACGGTCCGCGCCGAGGCCGGGCTGGACGTCGTCGGGGCGGCGATGGCGGTGCCCGGCGTGGTCGGGGACGACGGCGTCGTCGCGCGGGCACCGAACCTGCCGCAGTGGTCCGGCACCGTCGTCGGACCCGAGTTCGACGGCCTACCCGTGAGCACCGCGAACGAGGCCGACCTCGCCGCGCTCGCCGAGCTGTGGTTCGCCGACGGCCCACCGGACGCGCTGTACGTCTCCGGGGGCGTCGGGGTCGGGGCGGGGATCGTGCTGGGCGGACAGCTGTTCCGCGGGGCCGGCGGGCGCGCGGGGGAGCTCGGGCACGTCGTCGTCGACCCGGACGGACCGAACTGCCGGTGCGGCGGGCACGGCTGCCTGGAACAGGTCGCGGGCCAGGAGGCGCTGCTGCGCGCGGGCCGCACCACCGACCTCGACGCCCTGCCCGCACACGTCCTCAACGGGGCCGCCCGCGCTCTGGGCATCGCGCTGGCCGGCGCCGTCAACCTGCTGGACGTGCCGGTCGTCGTGCTCGGGGGGATCTACCCCCGGCTCGGGGAGCCCCTGCGCGCCGCGGTGCACGACCGGCTCGGCGAGCGGGTCGTGCACCGGTCCGATGTGGAGGTGCGTCTCTCGGCCCTGGGTCCGGGGGGCGCACTACGGGCGGCCGCCGCGTCGGTGGTGCGGGAGCGGCTGCGCCGCCCGTGAGCGGAAACGGCTGCCCCGGCCGCCTCGTCCGCGCACGAGGTCAGCTCGCGCGGGGCAGGAACCGGACGCCGTCGGCGGTCAGCGTCGAGCCGTCGACGACGGTACCGGTGAGCACCACGACGTCGCCGACGACGGGCTGCTGGGCGAGCGCGGTGAGGTCGGCGGTGACGGTGCGGCCGTCGGCGGCGACCACCGTCGCGCTCGTGCCGGTGAGCGCGGTGACGGTGCCGGTGACGCGCGCCTGCGGCGTGAGGATCGCGACGGCGGTCGCGGCGTCACCCGTCCCGTCGACGCGGACGACCACGCGCTCCCCCGCCGTCAGGTCCCCGAGTGCGGCGTTGCCGGCTCCGCGGACGCGGGTGTCGTCGTTCGTGCGCAGGGTGCGCTGCGCGCCGCCGTCGGGGGTGACGACGAGCGTGCCCTCCGCCGTCGAGACGACGGATCCGATGAGGACGGGGCCCTCGCCCAGCCCGTCGCGGTCGCGCTCACCCCTCGGCCCCCGGCCGGGACCGTCGCCGAGCTCGCCGGACTCGCCGGTCAGACCGATCTCCGGTCCCCCGCGGCCGTCCCGCCCGTCGCGGCCAGGGCCGCCGCCGGGGATCAGCAGTGCGGCGACGACGGCAGCGACGATCAGCACCGCCAGCACGACGGCGCCGATCACCAGCGCGCGGCCGCGCGGCCGTCGCCAGCGTCGGGTGGGGGCTTCGGGGGCGGTCATCGGGGCTCCTCGGGTCGTCGGGGTGACGCTGCCGAGCCTGCTGCCCGAACCTGACCGGACCCTGAAGACAGGCGCTCCTTCAGCCGATCTTCAGCGGCGGGCGGGCAGGATGGCGGTGTGGGAGCGCGCGTGCTGGTCGTCGAGGACGCCGAGGCGATCCGCACCGCCGTGCTGAGCGGGCTGACGGCCGCCGGGTTCGACGCGGCGGGCCGCGTCGACGGCAGCGCGCTGGAGCGCGACCTCGAGACGTTCCGTCCCGACCTCGTCGTCCTCGACGTCATGCTCCCCGGCCGCGACGGGTTCGCGCTGCTGGAGGTCGTGCGCAGGCACAGCGACGCCGGGGTCCTGATGCTGACCGCGCGCGACGGCGTCGAAGACCGGCTGCGCGGCCTGCACGGCGGCGCCGACGACTACGTCGTGAAGCCGTTCGCGCTGGCCGAACTGGTGGCGCGGGTGACGGCGGTGCTGCGGCGGATGGGGCGCACGCCGTCGACGGTGGAGGTGGGCGACCTGCTCGTCGACGCCGCCGCCGGGGCCGTCAGCCGGGCCGGGGTGCCGATCGAGCTGACGGCCACCGAGCTGCGACTGCTCGACTACCTCGCCACCCAGCGCGGCCGCGTCGTCGGCAAGGGGCAGATCCTCACGCGCGTGTGGGGCTACACCGAGTACGACCCGAACCTGGTCGAGGTGCACGTCTCCGCGCTGCGGCGCAAGCTCGGCGAGCCGCGGCTGCTGCACACCGTCCGCGGGCTCGGGTACGTGCTGCGGGCAGAGGCGTGAACCGGCACTCGCTGCGCGCCCGCGTCACCGCGCTGAGCCTGCTGGTGCTGGCGGCGGTGCTGCTCGTCGTCGGGGTGCTCACCGACGTCGTGTTCACCGCGCAGAGCCGGGCGGACCTGCGCGGCCAGCTCACGGTGCGTGCCGCTCTCGCCGGGGAGCTGGTGGGTCGGGGCGTCGACGCCGCGGAGATCGCTCGGCAGGTGGAGGCGCCGGGGATCCGGGCGGTGCTGGTGGCCGCCGACGGGGAGGTGTACGGCGACCGGCGGGGCCGGGGCCGCGGCGACGACGACGTCCTGCGCCGGCCCCTCGCCGACGGGTCGCAGCTCACGCTGGTGGCCGTGGACGACGGCGTCACCTCCGCCCAGCAGCGCCTGCGCCGCACGCTGTTCCTGCTGAGCGTCGGCGGGCTCGCCCTCGCCGGGGTCGTGATGCTGCTGACCACCCGCGTCGCGCTCGCCCCGCTCGACGACATGACCGCGCTCGCCCGGTCCATCACCCGCGGCGACCGCGGCCGCCGGCTCGCCCCTGCGCGCACCGACACCGAGCTCGGACGCACCGCCGCCGCGTTCGACGACATGCTCGACGAGCTGGAGGGTGCGGAACGCCAGGCCAGGGAGTCCGAGGCGCGGACTCGGCGGTTCGTCGCCGACGCCGCGCACGAGCTGCGCACCCCGCTCGCCGGGGTGCGCGCGGTGGCCGAGGCGGCCGTCTCCCCCGGGCTCGACGCCGAGGAGCGCGACCGCCTGCACCTGCTGCTGCTGCGCGAGAGCGATCGCGCCGGACGGCTGGTCGACGACCTGCTCGCACTCGCCCGCATCGACGCCGGCATCGAGCTGCGCCGCGAGCCCGTCGAGCTGCTCGCGCTGACCCGGACCGAGGCCGACCGCGTGCGGCTGCGGGCGCCGGACCGGACGATCGAGGTCGCCGGCACCCCCGTCACCGTGCTCGCCGACCCGGCCCGCCTCGCCCAGGTGATCGCCAACCTGCTCGACAACGCACAGCGCTACGGCGCGGTGTCGGTGCAGGTGGGCCCCGGCGCGCAGGTACAGGTGTCCGACGACGGACCCGGTGTCCCGCCCGCCGACCGCGAGCGCATCTTCGACCGGCTGGTGCGCCTCGACGAGGCCCGCACGGCCCACGACGGGGGCGCGGGTCTGGGGCTGGCGATCGCCAGGGGCATCGCGAGGGCCCACGGCGGGGACCTGCGCCACGCCGACATCCCGGCCGGTCGGGGCGCCACGTTCACCCTGACCCTCCCCACCCCCTGACACCCGCCAGTCGGGCTCTCCCTGCCCGCGAGTCGGGCCCTCGCGGTCCGCGAGTCGGGCTGTTGCCACGCGCGAGTCGGGGCGACCCCCCGGGCGCTGCTCACGGGCTGAACCCGACTCGGCCACCACGAGACCCCGACCCGCGGGGGTGGGGTCAGTCCTCGTCGGGCGGGGTGGCCTTGCGGACGTAGAGCAGGCGGTCGCCGCGGTCGAGGGAGTCGACCTTCGACGAGTCGACGCGGTGCAGCGTGTCGCCGCGCACCACGGCCAGCACGATGTCGCCCAGGTGCCGCGGCGAACCGCCGACCTCGGCCTCCTCCACCTCGCGCTCGCTGATCGCGAAGCCGGCGTCGGGCGTCAGCAGGTCCTCGACGACCTCGACGACGTTCGGGCTCGTGGTCGCCGCCCCGAGCAGCCGCCCCGCCGTCTCCGCCGAGACCACGACCGAGTTCGCGCCCGACTGCCGCAGCAGGTGCACGTTCTCCGACTCCCGCACCGCCGCGACGATCCGGATGGTCGGGGAGAGCTCGCGGGCGGTGAGCGTGACCAGCACGGCGGTGTCGTCGCGGTTCGTCGCGACGATGATCGCCGACGCGTGCGCCACCCCCGCGATCCGCAACACGCTCGACCGGGTCGCGTTGCCGGTGACGGTGACCAGCCCGAGTGCGGACGCCGCGTCGAGCTGGGCGCGGTCGGTGTCGACGACGATGATGTCGTCGGGCCGCTTGTCGTCGCCGAGGAGGGTCTCCACGGCGGCGCGCCCCTTCGTGCCGTAGCCGACGACGATGGTGTGGTCGCGCAACCTGGACCTCCAGCGCTCGATCCGGAAGGACTGCCGGGAGCGTTCGGTGAGCAGCTCGACGGTGGTCCCGACGAACGTGATGAGGAAGATCAACCGCAGCGGCGTGACGACGATCGTGGTCCACAGCCGGGCCGCGTCGCTGACCGGCACGATGTCGCCGTAACCGGTGGTCGAGACGGAGACCGTCGAGTAGTAGAACGCGTCGAGCAGGCTGATCGGGCTGCCCTCGGCGTTGTTGTCGATGTAGCCGTCGCGACCGAAGTAGACGATCAGTGCGGTGGCGACGAGCGCCCCCATCGCGATCGCCAGCCTGCGGAGCAACGACACCAGCGGCGTGACCGTCGAATCGGGCATCCGCACCGGACCGACCAGCGTCGGGTCGGCGATCGGCCGGCGGCGCACCTCGCTCCTCACGCGCGGAGGGTAGCCCGCGACGCCCGTGCGACGATCACCGGCGTGAACTCCCGCGCCGCTATCGCACTCGCCGGCTTCCTCGCCGCCGCCGGATTCACCCACTTCGTGGCCCCCGACTTCTTCGACTCGATGGTTCCCGGGCAGCTGCCCGGCACGGCCCGGTTCTGGACCTACGCCTCCGGTGCCGCGGAGCTCGGCGTCGCCGGCGCCGTCGCCGTGCCGCGCACCCGGCGCCTCGGCGGGCTCGCGGCCGCGGCGCTGTTCGTCGCGGTGTTCCCGGCGAACATCAAGATGGCCATCGACTGGTCCGACCGCTCCGTCGGCGAGCAGGCCATCGCCTACGGGCGGCTGCCGCTGCAGATCCTGCTCGTCCTCTGGGCTCTGAAGGTCCGCCGCGACGCGCGGTAGCCCGCCGACGCCCGCACTCCGACGGCATCGCCGGGGCCGCCCACCCGCTGCACCCCGTCGACGACGCGTCTCGGCCGGCAAGATCGTGATCGTCCGTGCACGGAGGCCCTTCCGAGGGCCGTTTCGGGCGGCGCGGACCGATCTCCGCGAACCGACGGCGAACTAGGCTGGCCGCATGACCCGGTTCGTCGTGCTGCTGCGCGGGATCAACGTGGGCACCGCGAAGCGGCTCGCGATGGCGGACCTGCGGGACCTGCTCGGCGAACTCGGATTCTCCGCCGTCCGCACCCACCTCAACAGCGGGAACGCCACCGTCAGCGGGCCCGACGGCGAACACGTGCCGCGGATCGAGGCGGCCCTGCGCGGGCGCTTCGGGTTCGAGGTCCGCACCGTCGTGCTCACCGCGGACGAGCTGCGCGCGATCGTCGACGGGAACCCGTTCGCCGAGGTGGCGACGAACGGGTCACGGATGATGGCGCACGTCCTGTCCGCGACGCCCGACCCCGCACTGCTCGCCGAGCACGACGTCGCGGCCCTCGATCCGGACGGAGCCGCACTCGGTCCGCGGGTGATCTACCAGTGGTGCCCGGACGGGTTGCTCGCCGCGCCACCCCTGGCCGCGTTCGCCGAGAAGCACCTCGGCATCACCGTCACCGCGCGGAACTGGAACACCGTCACGAAGCTGGACTCCCTGCTGTAGGCACCGACTCCAGCAGCCCACGTAGGCCCGCGGCGTCGAGGAGATCGGCCGGGCGGACCGTGACGTCGGCGCGCACGTAGTGGAACGCCGCCCGGACCTGCTCGGGCGGGCACCCGACCAGCGCTGCCCAGGCCAGCCGGTACGCAGCGAGCTGCACCGACAGGGCCGGGAGCCGGGCGTCGTCGGGCAGGGCGCCGGTCTTCCAGTCGACGACCGTCCAGCCACCGTCGGGGTCGCCGAACACCGCATCCATCCGGCCGCGCACCCCCACCCCGGCGACGATCGTCTCGAACGGCACCTCCACCTCGACCGGCCGCCGCTCCGCCCACTCACTGGCCAGGAACGCCTCCTGCAGCTCGGCGAGCGAGTCGTCGGACACCGCGTCCTCGTCGGCCGCACCGGGCAGTTCGTCGAGGTCGAGCAGCTGCGCCGCGCCGAAGCGCTGCTCGAGCCAGGCGTGGAACGCGGTGCCTCGGCGGGTGTGCGGGTTCGGCGGCAGGGGCAGGGGGCGGCGCAGGCGCGAGGCCAGCGTCGCCGGGTCGGCAGCGAGCTCGACGAGCTGGCTGACGGTCAGCTGCGC
It contains:
- a CDS encoding response regulator transcription factor is translated as MGARVLVVEDAEAIRTAVLSGLTAAGFDAAGRVDGSALERDLETFRPDLVVLDVMLPGRDGFALLEVVRRHSDAGVLMLTARDGVEDRLRGLHGGADDYVVKPFALAELVARVTAVLRRMGRTPSTVEVGDLLVDAAAGAVSRAGVPIELTATELRLLDYLATQRGRVVGKGQILTRVWGYTEYDPNLVEVHVSALRRKLGEPRLLHTVRGLGYVLRAEA
- a CDS encoding xylulokinase, translating into MTLVAGVDSSTQSCTVVIRDATSGALVRHGRAPHPSGTSVDPAAWWSALQEALAQAGGLDGVEAIAVAGQQHGMVCLSGSGDVVRPALLWNDTRSADAARDLVDELGAQAWADATGSVPVASITATKLRWLATHEPDNAATTAAVCLPHDWLTWKLRGTGALEDLVTDRSDASGTGYWGPDGYRLDLLERALGRSDVLLPRVLGPGEAVGRTPDGLLLGPGAGDNAGAALGLGAQVGDVVVSLGTSGVVSAISPTPTADATGIVAGFASATGEHLPLVCTLNAARVLDAAGMLLGVDHAELSRLALSAPAGSDGLVLVPYLEGERTPNRPDSTGALHGLTLGSSAPAHLARASVEGLLCGLADALDALVDAGVPVNRVFLVGGGARSDAVARIAPSVFGRPVLRPTPGEYVADGAARQAAWVLAGSAAPPVWEAADTESFDASPTPAVRERYAQARDLTVPRVGA
- a CDS encoding sensor histidine kinase; this translates as MNRHSLRARVTALSLLVLAAVLLVVGVLTDVVFTAQSRADLRGQLTVRAALAGELVGRGVDAAEIARQVEAPGIRAVLVAADGEVYGDRRGRGRGDDDVLRRPLADGSQLTLVAVDDGVTSAQQRLRRTLFLLSVGGLALAGVVMLLTTRVALAPLDDMTALARSITRGDRGRRLAPARTDTELGRTAAAFDDMLDELEGAERQARESEARTRRFVADAAHELRTPLAGVRAVAEAAVSPGLDAEERDRLHLLLLRESDRAGRLVDDLLALARIDAGIELRREPVELLALTRTEADRVRLRAPDRTIEVAGTPVTVLADPARLAQVIANLLDNAQRYGAVSVQVGPGAQVQVSDDGPGVPPADRERIFDRLVRLDEARTAHDGGAGLGLAIARGIARAHGGDLRHADIPAGRGATFTLTLPTP
- a CDS encoding potassium channel family protein, giving the protein MRSEVRRRPIADPTLVGPVRMPDSTVTPLVSLLRRLAIAMGALVATALIVYFGRDGYIDNNAEGSPISLLDAFYYSTVSVSTTGYGDIVPVSDAARLWTTIVVTPLRLIFLITFVGTTVELLTERSRQSFRIERWRSRLRDHTIVVGYGTKGRAAVETLLGDDKRPDDIIVVDTDRAQLDAASALGLVTVTGNATRSSVLRIAGVAHASAIIVATNRDDTAVLVTLTARELSPTIRIVAAVRESENVHLLRQSGANSVVVSAETAGRLLGAATTSPNVVEVVEDLLTPDAGFAISEREVEEAEVGGSPRHLGDIVLAVVRGDTLHRVDSSKVDSLDRGDRLLYVRKATPPDED
- a CDS encoding ROK family transcriptional regulator, with translation MTAGRGLAARGAGARAAGGDVRRHNLALVLGEVVAAEPVSRAAIAGRTGLTRGTVSSLVEELLDAGLLDELAAEPSGPGRPANPLQLNRSGPAGLGIEIEVDHVAACVVDLTGAVRATARIPSAHRDAHPGVAIGRALALARTVRAEAGLDVVGAAMAVPGVVGDDGVVARAPNLPQWSGTVVGPEFDGLPVSTANEADLAALAELWFADGPPDALYVSGGVGVGAGIVLGGQLFRGAGGRAGELGHVVVDPDGPNCRCGGHGCLEQVAGQEALLRAGRTTDLDALPAHVLNGAARALGIALAGAVNLLDVPVVVLGGIYPRLGEPLRAAVHDRLGERVVHRSDVEVRLSALGPGGALRAAAASVVRERLRRP
- a CDS encoding DUF1697 domain-containing protein; translated protein: MTRFVVLLRGINVGTAKRLAMADLRDLLGELGFSAVRTHLNSGNATVSGPDGEHVPRIEAALRGRFGFEVRTVVLTADELRAIVDGNPFAEVATNGSRMMAHVLSATPDPALLAEHDVAALDPDGAALGPRVIYQWCPDGLLAAPPLAAFAEKHLGITVTARNWNTVTKLDSLL
- a CDS encoding DoxX family protein, encoding MNSRAAIALAGFLAAAGFTHFVAPDFFDSMVPGQLPGTARFWTYASGAAELGVAGAVAVPRTRRLGGLAAAALFVAVFPANIKMAIDWSDRSVGEQAIAYGRLPLQILLVLWALKVRRDAR